The following proteins are co-located in the Flectobacillus major DSM 103 genome:
- a CDS encoding protoporphyrinogen/coproporphyrinogen oxidase produces MKYKYVIIGSGPTGLGAAYRLKELGITDFIILEKENYIGGLATSFVDDKGFTWDIGGHVQFSHYKYFDDLMMKALGEDGWLTHQRESWVWIEDRFVPYPFQNNIKYLSKETMWKCLEGLIKLYKNPATKKPANFHEWILSTFGEGLAEVFMLPYNFKVWAFHPAQMNASWVGERVAVTDLQRVTQNILFDRDDLSWGPNNTFQFPKHGGTGAIWKAVGDLVGEENVLFNASVEQVIAANKKIILADGREIEYDYLMNTMPLDIFSTKVEGLDTKYSTIAQGLKHSSTNVIGIGLKGKPNPELATKCWMYFPEKNSPYYRITVFSNYSPFNVPDINTQWSLMAEVSESECKPVDRASLIKDTVRAMIEDKLIESEDDIVSEFLFSTNYGYPTPSVERDGILKEVLPQLEKFDIYSRGRFGAWKYEVSNQDHSLMQGVEWANRVVLGVPELTLFFPDTANAMWGK; encoded by the coding sequence ATGAAATATAAATATGTCATTATTGGCTCTGGGCCAACGGGTCTTGGAGCGGCCTATCGTTTAAAAGAACTTGGAATTACTGACTTCATTATTCTTGAAAAAGAAAACTATATTGGTGGTTTGGCAACAAGTTTTGTAGATGATAAAGGCTTTACTTGGGACATCGGTGGCCACGTTCAGTTCTCACACTACAAGTATTTTGATGACCTTATGATGAAAGCTCTTGGTGAAGATGGATGGCTGACTCACCAACGAGAATCTTGGGTTTGGATTGAAGACCGTTTTGTACCGTATCCTTTCCAAAACAATATCAAATACCTCAGTAAAGAAACTATGTGGAAATGCTTGGAGGGTTTGATTAAATTGTACAAAAACCCTGCTACTAAAAAGCCTGCCAACTTCCACGAGTGGATTCTTTCTACTTTTGGCGAAGGCTTGGCTGAGGTATTTATGTTGCCTTATAATTTTAAGGTATGGGCTTTCCATCCTGCTCAAATGAATGCAAGCTGGGTAGGCGAACGTGTTGCTGTAACCGATTTGCAAAGAGTAACTCAAAATATTTTGTTCGATAGAGACGACCTATCTTGGGGGCCAAACAATACGTTCCAGTTTCCTAAACATGGCGGTACTGGTGCTATTTGGAAAGCCGTTGGTGACTTGGTAGGCGAAGAAAACGTTTTGTTCAACGCTTCTGTCGAGCAAGTAATTGCAGCCAACAAAAAAATCATCTTGGCCGATGGTCGTGAAATCGAATATGATTATTTGATGAATACCATGCCATTAGACATTTTCTCGACTAAAGTTGAAGGGTTAGACACAAAATATTCAACCATCGCTCAGGGCTTAAAACACTCATCTACCAATGTAATCGGTATTGGTTTGAAAGGTAAACCTAATCCTGAATTAGCAACAAAATGTTGGATGTATTTCCCCGAAAAGAATAGTCCATACTACAGAATTACGGTATTCTCTAATTATAGCCCATTCAACGTACCTGATATCAACACCCAGTGGTCGTTGATGGCAGAGGTTAGTGAATCAGAATGTAAGCCTGTAGACCGAGCTTCTTTAATCAAAGACACCGTTAGGGCTATGATTGAAGATAAGCTTATAGAGTCGGAAGATGATATTGTGTCTGAGTTTTTGTTTTCTACTAATTATGGCTATCCAACGCCATCAGTAGAGAGAGACGGTATTCTGAAAGAAGTACTTCCTCAATTAGAAAAATTTGATATTTATTCTCGTGGCCGCTTTGGAGCTTGGAAATACGAAGTATCTAACCAAGACCACTCGTTGATGCAAGGTGTAGAATGGGCTAACAGAGTAGTATTAGGTGTTCCAGAGTTGACGCTTTTCTTCCCAGATACGGCTAATGCCATGTGGGGAAAATAA
- a CDS encoding SusC/RagA family TonB-linked outer membrane protein, with amino-acid sequence MKTTLQNSSPPFAGKIKILQWCFMVLLSVTTTLDIIAQKATGATQKITGKVVSGQDNQPVPGASIMVKGTTTGSTAGATGEFAIEAGSNATLVISSIGYASQEVKVAGRMKINITLVESISSLDEVVVVGYGSQKTRYLSGSQTNIGETEIKKTVNTTLDQALQGRAANVYVASNSGKPGGASSVYIRGVSSINGNTQPMYVIDGVQIMPPNNTDSDGQSNILASLNPDDIESMNVLTGPSAQSIYGSRASNGVIVVTTKKGKSGDAKINFTTMYNFQTLPKQLPVMNLREYATYSNAWADVAGYGRQGEFSDPSILGEGTNWQTALFKTAAMKKQQLSFSGGNDKTTYYLSAELMNQDGLAPNSGFDRKSLRLNLENKLRNNLKVGTNLSISGTTENLSIGDDQIISTAIQQSPATPLYNGDGSWGGPQNITPTTPSYVFVTNPVALAYTNSNVYKRISTFGAIYADFTPLKDFVFHVEFNGTFGNDTRAIFNPSYQFGTNNTTLGATNPVTSSRRYASNTYYWSTNQRVNYTKKIQKHDINVTVGHESQYNFYETLSGQVTGFTSNNIPELSAGDLKTSISGSGRDASSQESYFTRLGYIFDDKYIVQATFRADASSNFGPNNRWGYFPSVSAAWLVSREAFMKNVSFVDDLKLRVEMGTTGNQYYGKPIYAALNTIPTQSGQGFLAGNFANPDLKWESTQSYNIGFDLHALKNRVQIVFDAYLRKTSNLITELPLPAYAGTTGTGAISSPVVNLGDLENKGLGISINTVPIEGKTAHSLTWKSGFNISFDRNKLLKLNTERAFASRKPWFTDVISRSDIGQPLWQFYSYKYDGIFQNYQQLVNSAVPANVPISRDGVWVGDVKFVDVNGDKVIDDQDRTIIGNPWPKFTFGINNSFTYGNFDLSIFMQGTYGNQIFNQLKLNNSGFTNLIRGAYKEVINFARPSSYDESATLLNPGTQVPRVGNTPNGNGRATDKFIEDGSYLRVKNITLSYSLPKAILKKYLPINGLRLTAGVQNAFTFTKYSGYDPEVGNAANVPGFDNGRYPSSRMYTFSLSADF; translated from the coding sequence ATGAAAACAACTTTACAAAACAGTAGCCCACCATTTGCGGGCAAAATCAAAATACTTCAATGGTGTTTTATGGTATTATTATCGGTGACTACAACCCTCGATATAATTGCACAGAAAGCTACAGGAGCAACGCAAAAAATAACGGGAAAGGTTGTGTCTGGACAAGACAACCAGCCTGTGCCTGGAGCTAGCATTATGGTAAAAGGTACTACAACAGGTAGTACGGCTGGTGCTACAGGCGAATTTGCGATAGAAGCAGGCAGTAACGCCACTTTGGTGATTAGTTCGATTGGCTATGCTTCGCAAGAGGTGAAGGTAGCAGGACGAATGAAAATCAATATTACATTAGTTGAAAGTATTTCTTCATTAGATGAGGTAGTAGTAGTAGGGTATGGGTCACAAAAAACACGTTATTTGTCAGGCTCACAGACAAATATTGGTGAAACTGAAATCAAGAAAACCGTAAATACCACCCTCGACCAAGCCCTTCAAGGACGAGCCGCCAACGTATACGTAGCCAGTAACTCAGGAAAACCTGGAGGAGCTTCGTCGGTGTATATTCGTGGGGTGTCGTCTATCAATGGAAATACTCAGCCAATGTATGTGATTGATGGTGTTCAGATTATGCCTCCCAATAATACTGATTCTGATGGGCAATCAAATATCTTGGCAAGTCTAAACCCCGACGATATTGAGTCGATGAACGTACTAACGGGCCCTTCGGCACAATCTATCTATGGTTCAAGGGCATCCAATGGGGTAATTGTTGTGACTACCAAGAAAGGGAAATCTGGTGATGCAAAAATTAATTTCACTACAATGTATAATTTCCAGACCCTTCCAAAACAACTGCCTGTTATGAATTTGCGTGAATACGCTACATATAGCAACGCTTGGGCAGATGTAGCAGGATATGGCCGTCAGGGGGAGTTTTCAGACCCTTCTATTCTTGGTGAAGGAACAAACTGGCAAACCGCTTTATTCAAAACTGCTGCCATGAAAAAACAACAGCTTTCTTTTAGTGGTGGCAACGACAAAACGACGTATTACCTTTCGGCCGAGCTGATGAATCAAGATGGCCTTGCTCCAAATTCTGGTTTCGATAGAAAATCACTTCGCTTGAACCTTGAAAACAAACTCAGAAATAATTTAAAAGTAGGAACAAATTTGTCGATTTCGGGAACAACCGAAAATCTATCTATTGGCGACGACCAAATCATTAGCACTGCTATTCAGCAATCGCCCGCTACACCACTTTACAATGGTGATGGATCATGGGGTGGGCCACAAAATATCACACCGACCACACCTTCTTATGTTTTTGTGACCAACCCCGTAGCCCTAGCTTATACCAACAGCAATGTGTATAAGCGTATAAGTACTTTTGGGGCTATTTATGCCGACTTTACACCCCTCAAAGACTTTGTATTTCATGTAGAGTTTAATGGTACTTTTGGCAACGACACAAGGGCTATTTTCAATCCTTCATATCAGTTTGGTACTAACAATACTACTTTGGGGGCTACTAACCCTGTTACGTCATCGAGAAGATACGCTAGTAATACCTATTATTGGAGTACCAACCAACGGGTCAATTATACCAAAAAAATCCAAAAACATGATATAAATGTAACCGTAGGGCATGAGTCGCAGTACAATTTTTATGAAACGCTTTCTGGACAAGTTACAGGGTTTACTAGCAACAATATTCCTGAATTATCGGCTGGCGACCTCAAAACGTCGATTAGTGGTAGTGGCCGAGATGCTAGCTCTCAAGAATCGTATTTTACTCGTTTGGGATATATTTTCGATGATAAATATATTGTTCAAGCAACATTCCGTGCCGATGCTTCGTCTAACTTTGGCCCCAACAACCGCTGGGGATATTTTCCATCTGTTTCGGCAGCATGGCTGGTATCGCGCGAGGCTTTTATGAAAAATGTAAGCTTTGTTGATGATTTAAAATTGAGAGTAGAAATGGGTACTACAGGTAACCAGTATTATGGAAAGCCGATTTATGCAGCGTTAAATACGATTCCTACCCAATCGGGACAAGGTTTTTTGGCGGGTAATTTTGCCAACCCCGATTTGAAATGGGAAAGTACACAATCATATAATATTGGGTTTGATTTGCACGCACTGAAAAACAGGGTACAAATTGTATTTGATGCCTATTTAAGAAAAACAAGTAACCTCATTACAGAGCTGCCTTTGCCAGCCTATGCAGGTACTACAGGTACAGGTGCTATTAGCTCGCCTGTAGTAAACCTTGGAGATTTAGAAAACAAAGGTTTGGGTATTTCAATCAATACCGTGCCAATTGAAGGAAAAACGGCTCATTCATTGACATGGAAAAGTGGTTTTAATATTTCATTTGATAGAAATAAATTGTTGAAACTGAATACTGAACGTGCTTTTGCTAGCCGTAAGCCTTGGTTTACCGATGTGATTTCTCGTTCTGATATTGGTCAGCCGCTTTGGCAGTTTTATTCATACAAATACGACGGTATTTTCCAAAACTATCAGCAGTTAGTAAATAGTGCTGTTCCTGCCAATGTACCTATTAGTCGCGATGGCGTTTGGGTTGGCGATGTAAAATTTGTGGATGTCAATGGCGACAAGGTTATCGACGACCAAGACCGCACTATTATTGGAAATCCTTGGCCAAAATTCACTTTTGGTATCAATAACAGCTTTACGTATGGCAACTTCGACTTGTCTATTTTTATGCAAGGAACTTACGGAAATCAAATCTTTAATCAGTTGAAACTGAATAACTCGGGTTTTACCAACCTTATTAGAGGAGCCTATAAAGAGGTAATTAATTTTGCCCGACCTAGTAGCTACGACGAGTCGGCTACCTTGCTCAACCCTGGCACACAAGTACCACGTGTAGGTAATACGCCCAACGGAAACGGCCGTGCTACCGACAAGTTTATTGAAGATGGCTCATATTTGCGTGTAAAAAATATTACACTGAGTTATTCTTTACCAAAAGCGATTCTTAAAAAATACTTGCCAATCAATGGTCTTCGGCTAACAGCTGGCGTACAAAATGCGTTCACTTTTACCAAATATTCAGGTTATGACCCAGAAGTAGGCAATGCCGCCAATGTTCCTGGTTTTGATAATGGACGTTATCCTTCCTCAAGAATGTACACATTCAGTTTGTCAGCAGACTTTTAA
- a CDS encoding glycosyltransferase family 2 protein, which yields MSIKLAIVMPAYNEEECMADVVKIWSDLLDTEFAGENTRLIVVNDGSKDKTGKILDQIQPQYPKLVVVHQPNGGHGNAVVHAYRKAVELGAEYVFQTDSDDQFIPEDVKKLWEKRTQSDFILGYRQVRHDAIFRLFITRILRWSMFFVYGTFIMDSNIPFRLIKGSFLKKLLAQLPNPVPFAPNIFIAIMAKKSGQELFNIPIVHKERATGEVSIQKMKLLKVCWQSFKELLNFRLELNTKIKNLK from the coding sequence ATGAGTATTAAATTAGCCATCGTCATGCCTGCTTACAACGAAGAAGAGTGCATGGCAGACGTAGTAAAAATCTGGAGTGACCTTTTAGATACAGAATTCGCAGGAGAAAATACCCGATTAATCGTGGTAAACGATGGTTCTAAAGATAAAACTGGTAAAATCCTAGACCAAATCCAACCTCAATACCCTAAACTTGTTGTAGTGCATCAACCCAACGGAGGACATGGCAATGCTGTTGTTCATGCTTATCGTAAAGCCGTTGAATTAGGAGCTGAATATGTGTTCCAAACCGACTCTGATGACCAGTTTATCCCAGAAGATGTAAAAAAACTATGGGAGAAAAGAACCCAATCAGACTTTATTTTGGGCTACCGTCAGGTTCGTCACGATGCAATTTTCAGGCTATTTATTACAAGAATTTTACGTTGGAGTATGTTTTTTGTGTATGGTACTTTTATCATGGACTCTAATATTCCATTCCGTTTGATTAAAGGTTCTTTCTTGAAAAAACTCTTGGCTCAACTTCCAAATCCTGTACCTTTTGCTCCTAACATTTTTATCGCTATTATGGCCAAAAAATCAGGACAAGAACTATTCAATATCCCGATTGTTCATAAAGAAAGAGCAACTGGCGAAGTTTCTATCCAAAAAATGAAACTGTTGAAGGTATGCTGGCAAAGCTTTAAGGAGTTGCTCAACTTCCGCTTGGAGCTTAATACCAAAATTAAAAATTTGAAATAG
- a CDS encoding acyltransferase family protein, whose product MTKEKAEHNYFSQLDGIRTIAVGLVLVDHWLSERNVLPLGALGVTMFFVLSGFLIIRILILGKIKDEKIGRSHWFTIKQFIVRRSLRIFPVYFLTIFACYYFNVPMVRETIAWTVLYATNLYIAFHKHWLGVLDHLWSLAVEEQFYLIFPYLILFLPKKYFLKLFSLMILVSLALRLYLWFRGTDWVVQYVFMPTCLDAFGLGGFLAYIYTFKKDTIYEQLNKNLYLIISLLLYIGVVIYTKVAFEAIHNFGNLVLERFLGSLFSFFLILRAISGFKGAMRWLLENPVSVYLGRISYGIYLYHNFVYNYYHTQYPSHPTMRILHKLQQFVPSITHHFAFELWLYLCITVVVATLSWYLIEKPVNDLKKHFNY is encoded by the coding sequence ATGACGAAAGAAAAAGCAGAACATAATTATTTTTCACAATTAGATGGTATCAGAACAATAGCAGTGGGGTTGGTTTTGGTAGACCACTGGCTTTCAGAGCGAAATGTTTTACCGCTCGGAGCTTTGGGCGTAACGATGTTTTTTGTATTAAGTGGCTTTTTAATTATCAGAATATTGATACTTGGCAAAATCAAAGATGAAAAAATAGGAAGAAGCCACTGGTTTACTATCAAGCAATTTATTGTTAGAAGAAGCCTGCGTATATTTCCTGTTTACTTCCTTACCATTTTTGCGTGTTATTATTTCAACGTTCCGATGGTACGAGAAACCATAGCGTGGACGGTTTTGTATGCTACCAACCTCTATATTGCCTTTCACAAACATTGGTTGGGCGTATTGGACCATTTGTGGTCATTGGCGGTTGAAGAACAGTTCTATCTTATCTTCCCTTATCTTATTTTATTTTTACCCAAAAAGTATTTTCTGAAGCTATTTTCACTAATGATTTTAGTTTCATTGGCTTTAAGGCTGTATTTGTGGTTTAGAGGTACCGATTGGGTTGTGCAATATGTATTTATGCCAACTTGCCTAGATGCCTTTGGACTAGGAGGTTTTTTGGCCTATATTTATACCTTCAAAAAAGATACTATTTATGAGCAGCTCAACAAAAACCTGTATTTAATCATCAGTTTACTATTGTATATAGGGGTAGTAATTTATACGAAAGTAGCTTTTGAAGCGATTCATAATTTTGGCAATCTTGTATTAGAAAGGTTTTTGGGTTCATTATTTAGCTTTTTCCTAATACTTCGAGCCATATCAGGCTTTAAGGGAGCTATGCGTTGGCTCTTAGAAAATCCCGTTTCGGTATATTTAGGACGTATTAGTTATGGGATATACTTGTACCACAACTTTGTTTACAATTATTATCATACCCAATACCCAAGCCACCCAACCATGCGAATCTTGCACAAGCTCCAACAATTTGTGCCTAGTATTACCCACCATTTCGCCTTTGAATTATGGCTTTACCTATGTATTACTGTTGTAGTGGCTACTTTGTCGTGGTATCTTATCGAAAAGCCTGTCAACGATTTGAAAAAACATTTTAACTATTAA
- a CDS encoding OmpA family protein, whose translation MKQVCLTILFCVIALTGWAQKTYWASKVVAFSSEYYDTKTTKENRAIQVLGKPNKLPQIGYSACAWQPLTQNNTLNEEYILVQFDTIMPIRQIAIAENYGQGCITHIDAFDEYDNIRPIWINQSAPSNEIGKMLNLILNQPTNFKVKGIRISLNTSRVKGWNQIDAIGISQSEQPIMATINLATNLPNQIVKENLGKGVNSEFREIAPVISPDGKTLYYTRWKHPDNIGIDKNQDIWYSELQNDKTWGPAKQFPEPINNAEHNAVCAISPDGKTLLLNNVYLKNGKMTKGVSISQKTATGWSFPTQLNIKNFVNKSDYAEYSFSPNGRVLVLTAYLNDTEGGKDIYVSFLEDANNWSEPINIGKQVNTAEDESTPFIAADSKTLYFSTKGIAGYGNNDLFVTRRLDDTWQRWSEPENLGPMINTPEWDGYFSISAIGDFGYFSSQEKSLGEEDIFKLKIPESIKPEAVIQLTGGVYNLTDKKPVGARIKVQSTADGDTVCVTFDPITGDYKLMLPSKKKYTISATQKGYLPMSETLDFLEEKSYKELKKNLYLLPIQAGQKMVLNSVFFEQSKYDLLPASYSELNHIVETMKDNPNMEVMLEGHTDNQGDWNANLQLSKQRVNEVRKYLVSNGIAEKRIQIQGYGSTRPVASNNSEEKRKLNRRVEFIIIKN comes from the coding sequence ATGAAACAAGTCTGCCTCACGATACTATTTTGCGTTATAGCCCTTACTGGATGGGCTCAAAAAACCTATTGGGCATCCAAAGTTGTAGCTTTTTCGAGTGAATATTATGATACCAAAACTACCAAAGAAAATCGAGCGATTCAGGTTTTGGGCAAACCCAACAAGCTACCTCAGATTGGTTACAGTGCTTGTGCTTGGCAACCTCTCACCCAAAATAACACCCTCAACGAAGAATACATTTTGGTACAATTCGATACCATTATGCCTATTCGTCAAATTGCCATCGCCGAAAACTATGGTCAGGGCTGTATTACACATATCGATGCTTTTGATGAATACGACAATATCAGGCCTATTTGGATAAACCAAAGTGCCCCAAGCAATGAAATAGGCAAGATGCTTAATTTGATTCTAAACCAACCTACTAATTTTAAGGTAAAGGGTATTCGGATAAGCCTCAATACCTCCCGAGTGAAAGGCTGGAATCAAATTGATGCCATTGGTATTTCGCAGTCAGAACAGCCGATTATGGCTACAATCAACCTCGCAACCAACCTTCCCAACCAAATTGTGAAGGAAAATTTGGGAAAAGGTGTTAATTCAGAATTTAGAGAAATTGCTCCCGTGATTTCGCCCGACGGTAAAACCCTGTATTATACCCGCTGGAAACACCCAGATAATATTGGCATTGATAAAAATCAGGATATTTGGTATTCTGAACTACAAAACGATAAAACTTGGGGGCCCGCCAAACAATTCCCTGAACCTATCAACAACGCCGAACACAATGCCGTTTGTGCTATTTCGCCCGATGGTAAAACATTGTTGCTCAATAATGTATATCTAAAAAATGGCAAAATGACCAAAGGGGTTTCTATCTCTCAAAAAACTGCCACTGGCTGGTCGTTTCCTACTCAATTAAATATCAAGAACTTTGTCAATAAATCAGATTATGCCGAATATTCGTTTTCGCCCAATGGACGAGTGCTCGTTCTAACAGCATACCTCAATGATACCGAAGGTGGCAAAGATATTTATGTTTCGTTTTTGGAGGATGCCAACAATTGGTCTGAACCCATCAATATAGGCAAGCAGGTAAATACCGCCGAAGATGAAAGCACTCCTTTTATTGCAGCAGATTCAAAAACGCTGTATTTCTCGACCAAAGGAATTGCAGGTTACGGCAACAACGACCTATTTGTAACTCGCCGCCTTGACGATACTTGGCAGCGTTGGTCTGAACCCGAAAACCTTGGCCCTATGATTAACACGCCCGAATGGGATGGCTATTTTTCAATTTCGGCCATTGGAGATTTTGGCTATTTTTCTTCTCAAGAAAAATCTTTGGGTGAAGAAGATATTTTCAAGCTCAAAATACCCGAATCTATCAAGCCAGAAGCGGTTATTCAACTTACGGGAGGCGTGTATAACCTTACCGACAAAAAACCCGTTGGGGCTCGTATCAAAGTACAATCTACGGCCGATGGCGACACCGTATGCGTTACCTTTGACCCCATTACGGGCGATTATAAACTGATGCTTCCTTCCAAGAAAAAATATACCATTTCGGCTACTCAAAAAGGATACCTTCCTATGAGCGAAACCCTCGATTTTTTGGAAGAAAAAAGCTACAAAGAATTGAAAAAAAACTTGTATTTGTTGCCTATTCAGGCAGGGCAAAAAATGGTTCTTAATAGCGTGTTTTTTGAACAAAGTAAATACGACCTCCTACCTGCATCTTATTCCGAACTCAATCATATTGTGGAAACCATGAAAGACAACCCCAATATGGAAGTAATGCTAGAAGGCCATACCGATAATCAGGGCGACTGGAATGCCAATTTGCAACTGTCAAAACAGAGAGTCAACGAAGTGCGTAAATACTTGGTATCCAATGGCATTGCCGAAAAACGTATTCAAATACAAGGCTATGGTTCTACTCGTCCAGTGGCTAGTAATAATTCTGAAGAAAAACGGAAGCTCAACCGTAGGGTAGAATTTATTATCATCAAAAACTAA
- a CDS encoding OmpA family protein, with translation MIHTYFINRLALVVLILISTPVFSQNTHWTTQIIEFSSNKILPPSAIVSQPTQAQGIPPIPANNNALQEEYLVMMFDTIMPIRQVAILENQPQGSIKKVIAIDYQKQEHVLFEVSPDESIIPGKGKLFNIILPKLTPYNVQSIKLFLNAEKISNTYPIEAIGISNSPQIIQSYIRVAADAPQKVIRENLGKTINSKHQEFAPVISSDGNTLYYTRNYISMFGKEKDQDIWYSTKDTDGNWNKAKSLGIPLNTDDNNAVFALSSDGREILLMNRYLQNGKLAPGISRSRKTGSNWSFPEEVKIENFYNYSPNAEFSISADGNVMVMSIQRMQTVGKRDLYVSFKKSTNEWTEPKHMGNTINTHEHDVTPFLAADGKTLYFSTRGFPGFGDNDIFKTTRLDNTWLKWTTPENLGPAINTPFWDGYFTLPASSDYAYMCSYNTSSQKEDIFRLLLPQSVQPDPVFVITGEVLSTTDQKAVECDIEMITDNNYKKRESSHFDPTAGLFKFILPLKQQYEFVPVKKGYLAITDYIDLSKESTFKEIKKNFYLLPLEVGNKGILNSLTFERSLSDLQEAAYKDLDRIAQAMQEIPSLEILFEGHTDNQGDFQLNLQLSETRVKNAKNYLVGKGIAPERIQTKGWGQTRPIASNATEERRKLNRRVEFTVIKR, from the coding sequence ATGATTCATACGTATTTTATTAATCGTCTTGCTTTAGTAGTTTTAATACTAATTAGTACACCTGTGTTTTCTCAAAATACCCATTGGACAACACAAATTATAGAATTTTCTTCCAACAAAATTCTACCTCCTTCTGCTATTGTATCTCAGCCTACCCAAGCACAAGGTATACCTCCAATTCCAGCCAATAATAATGCCTTACAAGAAGAATATCTTGTGATGATGTTCGACACAATTATGCCTATTCGTCAAGTAGCTATTCTCGAAAATCAGCCACAAGGCTCTATCAAAAAAGTCATAGCTATTGATTATCAAAAACAAGAGCATGTACTATTTGAAGTTTCGCCCGACGAGTCTATTATTCCGGGAAAAGGCAAACTTTTTAATATTATTTTGCCCAAACTTACGCCTTACAATGTGCAGTCTATCAAACTGTTCCTCAATGCCGAAAAAATTTCAAATACATACCCAATCGAAGCCATCGGAATTTCTAATAGCCCCCAAATTATCCAAAGCTATATCAGAGTAGCCGCCGACGCACCACAAAAAGTCATTCGGGAAAATCTAGGAAAAACCATCAACTCCAAGCACCAAGAGTTTGCTCCTGTTATATCAAGCGACGGTAACACGCTCTATTACACACGCAATTATATAAGCATGTTTGGCAAGGAAAAAGACCAAGATATTTGGTACAGTACCAAAGACACCGACGGCAACTGGAACAAAGCCAAAAGTTTGGGGATTCCGCTCAACACCGATGATAACAATGCCGTTTTTGCCTTATCGTCCGACGGGCGAGAAATTCTTTTAATGAACCGCTACCTTCAAAATGGCAAACTAGCTCCAGGGATTTCTCGCTCTCGCAAAACAGGCTCTAACTGGTCATTCCCTGAAGAAGTAAAAATTGAAAACTTCTATAACTACAGCCCCAATGCTGAGTTTTCTATTTCTGCCGACGGTAATGTAATGGTCATGTCTATTCAGCGTATGCAAACCGTTGGAAAAAGAGATTTGTATGTTTCTTTCAAAAAAAGTACTAACGAATGGACAGAACCTAAACACATGGGTAATACCATCAATACTCATGAACACGATGTTACGCCTTTTCTGGCAGCCGACGGCAAAACCCTGTATTTTTCGACGAGAGGTTTTCCCGGTTTTGGCGATAATGATATTTTCAAAACTACTCGTTTAGATAATACATGGCTCAAATGGACTACCCCCGAAAACCTTGGCCCAGCTATTAATACACCCTTTTGGGACGGTTATTTTACGCTACCAGCCTCTAGCGACTATGCCTATATGTGCTCGTACAATACCTCGTCGCAGAAAGAAGATATTTTTCGGTTATTACTTCCTCAGTCAGTACAACCCGACCCTGTATTTGTGATAACAGGCGAAGTCCTTAGTACTACCGACCAAAAGGCCGTTGAATGTGATATTGAAATGATAACCGACAACAATTACAAAAAACGAGAAAGCTCTCATTTTGACCCTACAGCTGGGCTTTTTAAGTTTATTTTACCTCTCAAACAACAATACGAATTTGTACCTGTCAAAAAAGGGTATTTGGCCATTACCGACTATATTGACCTAAGCAAAGAATCGACCTTTAAGGAAATTAAAAAGAATTTTTACCTACTTCCGCTTGAGGTAGGCAACAAGGGCATACTCAACAGCCTTACTTTTGAGCGTAGCTTGTCGGATTTGCAAGAAGCAGCATACAAAGATTTGGACAGAATTGCCCAAGCGATGCAAGAAATACCCAGTTTAGAAATCCTTTTTGAAGGACATACCGACAACCAAGGCGATTTTCAGCTCAATCTACAGCTTTCGGAAACAAGGGTTAAGAATGCCAAAAACTACCTTGTTGGCAAAGGAATTGCCCCCGAAAGAATCCAAACTAAAGGTTGGGGACAAACCCGCCCTATTGCTAGTAATGCCACCGAAGAAAGACGCAAACTCAACCGCAGAGTAGAGTTTACCGTAATAAAACGCTAA